The following coding sequences lie in one Oceanicola sp. 502str15 genomic window:
- a CDS encoding LysE family translocator produces the protein MSELLPFLPGFFAAFSILLVAASSPGPAVAMLLGISMSRGRSAALVTCLGIACGSSLINLATMLGVGLVLSKAAWAMQILRLLGAAYLAWLAYGAFRKAVNPPALHEGPVPARSAARLFAAGFALQVTNPKAIVFWLAISALGATHGGGALVYAAFFAACWLISFACHAAWALLLSSAPVRTAYARARRSVEATLGVLFSVFAFKLATSR, from the coding sequence ATGAGCGAGCTTCTCCCCTTTCTCCCCGGCTTCTTCGCGGCCTTCTCGATCCTTCTGGTCGCCGCCTCCTCGCCCGGCCCCGCCGTGGCCATGCTGCTGGGCATCTCCATGAGCCGGGGCCGCAGCGCCGCGCTGGTCACATGCCTCGGCATCGCCTGCGGCTCCTCGCTGATCAACCTCGCCACCATGCTCGGCGTCGGGCTGGTGCTTTCCAAGGCGGCCTGGGCGATGCAGATCCTCCGCCTGCTCGGCGCGGCCTACCTCGCATGGCTGGCCTATGGCGCCTTCCGCAAGGCGGTGAACCCGCCCGCGCTGCACGAGGGCCCGGTGCCCGCCCGCTCGGCCGCCCGGCTCTTCGCCGCCGGTTTCGCGCTGCAAGTGACCAACCCCAAGGCGATCGTCTTCTGGCTCGCGATTTCGGCGCTCGGCGCCACCCACGGCGGCGGCGCGCTGGTCTATGCCGCCTTCTTCGCCGCCTGCTGGCTGATCTCCTTCGCCTGCCATGCCGCCTGGGCGCTGCTCCTCTCCTCCGCCCCGGTCCGCACCGCCTACGCCCGCGCCCGCCGCTCGGTCGAGGCCACGCTCGGCGTGCTCTTCTCCGTCTTCGCCTTCAAACTCGCCACATCGAGGTAA
- a CDS encoding ABC transporter permease, translating to MDVMPKWAEVILVPLISLILAAILSAVVILAIGENPITAVGIMVDGSVGSIRGWGYTLYYATNFIFTGLCVSVAFHARLFNIGGEGQAMLGGLGVALVLLYIPFPHWSLALVAASIGAAAFGALWALIPAWLQAARGSHIVITTIMFNFMAAGLLNYLLSNTLKPAGQSDPASAKFDAAYDLPTLNSVLTDMGFKAARDDSVNVTFLVAIIACFAVWFLLWRTRLGFQIRSFGQSETAAKYAGISPLRITVIAMLISGGLAGLMAVNTAMGEQERLVLNAVEGAGFIGIAVALMGRNHPFGVFLAALLFGFLYQGGAELALWTSIPRELITVIQALVILFTGALDNMVREPLAKLFLHLRKGKEPPETAPPPPGPKRPDHAPEGTVKEA from the coding sequence ATGGACGTCATGCCCAAATGGGCCGAGGTCATCCTCGTCCCGCTCATCTCCCTCATCCTCGCCGCCATCCTCTCCGCCGTGGTGATCCTCGCCATCGGTGAAAACCCGATCACGGCGGTCGGCATCATGGTCGACGGGTCGGTCGGCTCGATCCGGGGCTGGGGTTACACGCTCTATTACGCCACCAACTTCATCTTCACCGGCCTTTGCGTTTCGGTCGCCTTCCATGCCCGCCTGTTCAACATCGGCGGCGAGGGGCAGGCCATGCTGGGCGGGCTGGGGGTGGCACTGGTGCTGCTCTACATTCCCTTTCCGCACTGGTCGCTGGCGCTTGTCGCCGCCTCCATCGGCGCCGCCGCCTTCGGCGCGCTCTGGGCGCTGATCCCGGCCTGGCTTCAGGCTGCACGGGGCAGCCACATCGTGATCACCACGATCATGTTCAACTTCATGGCCGCCGGCCTGTTGAACTATCTGCTCTCCAACACCCTCAAACCGGCAGGCCAGTCCGACCCGGCCTCCGCCAAGTTCGACGCCGCCTATGACCTGCCCACGCTGAACTCGGTACTCACCGACATGGGCTTCAAGGCCGCGCGCGACGACTCGGTCAACGTCACCTTCCTTGTCGCCATCATCGCCTGCTTTGCCGTCTGGTTCCTGCTCTGGCGCACCCGTCTCGGCTTCCAGATCCGCTCTTTCGGCCAGTCCGAGACCGCTGCGAAATATGCCGGCATCTCGCCGCTGCGCATCACCGTGATCGCCATGCTCATCTCCGGCGGTTTGGCCGGGCTGATGGCGGTGAACACCGCGATGGGCGAACAGGAGCGCCTCGTGCTGAACGCGGTCGAGGGCGCGGGCTTCATCGGCATCGCCGTGGCGCTGATGGGCCGCAACCACCCCTTCGGCGTGTTCCTCGCCGCGCTGCTCTTCGGCTTTCTCTACCAGGGCGGGGCCGAGCTTGCGCTCTGGACCTCGATCCCCCGCGAACTCATCACCGTGATCCAGGCCCTCGTGATCCTCTTCACCGGCGCGCTCGACAACATGGTCCGCGAGCCGCTGGCCAAGCTGTTCCTGCATCTGCGCAAGGGCAAGGAGCCGCCCGAAACCGCGCCGCCCCCGCCCGGGCCGAAGCGCCCCGATCATGCGCCCGAAGGCACGGTGAAAGAGGCATGA